GTTAAAAGAAAAATGGTGTTGGTTTCTCACTCTTCTTGATGAAGACCTAGAAATCTCACAAAACCCTTTTGCATGAACTTTTATATCTGATAAGCAAAAGGGTCTACTTCCAGCTTTTGATGAGGTACTTCCAGATGTTGCACACAGTTTTTGTGCAAGCTTTTGATGAGGTACTTCCAGATGTTGCACACAGTTTTTGTGTGAGTCACCTGCACGACAACTTTAAAATTGAAGGTTTTGGGGGACAAACACTGAAGGACGTCCTATGGAAAGCTGCAAGGGCAACTACTGAAGCTCAATTCCACAATTATATGGAAGAAATGGAAAAGTTGAATTCAGAAGCCCCTCAATGATTTAATAGTAAGCCTCCTATTCACTGGTCCAGagcttttttctctttctttcacaaAGTGTGATATGCTATTGAACAATTTATGTGAATCGTTCGATACCGTATTATTGATTGCTAGAGACAAGCACATTTTGACAATGCTCGAGTCAATTAGGTTGTACATGATGTCAAGATTTCAGAAGAATAGAGATAACATGATGAAGCATAAGCACAAAATCTGTCCAAAAATCTTGCTGAAGTTAGAGCAAAATAAATCTAAGGCTGCTGAATGTATTGCCACTAAAGCTGACCAGTTCCATTACCAAATTGAGGACATTTATCTTAGACTATTCTCTGTTGATCTTAAGGAGATAACATGTTCTTGTAGGAGATGAGAGTTAATTGGAATACCTTGTCATCATGCAATTGTAGCTGTATGGGTTAAAAAGGACGAACCAGAAATGTATGTCCATGAATGCTACATAACTGAGCTGTATATGAAGAGTTATGGACCCTCAATCCTGCCAATTAATAGCTATGAAGAGTGGCCTAAGACAGGAGTAGAACCAGCGCTGCCACCTATTTACAAAACTCAGCCTGGTAGACCAAAAAATTTAGAAAGAAAGGATCCGATGAAACATCTTCAAAAGAATCAGATCACAAAAAGCATAACTCGTTAAAAGCAtccagaaaaggaaaaaaagaagaattgTGGTACATGTGGAAAAATAGGACATAATAGTAGAAGATGTCCTATTATCATGCAGAACCACCAAGAAGATGTTCAACAACGACTTGGAAGAGAAGACCCTTCTAGTGAACCAAGCAATATAACAGAAGTAAGTACTCCAAATgtattcttttattttatttttgtattctttTCATATGAGTTGGTTAAATTTATTAAGACTGAAACCACGAAATATTTTGTTTGCTGTAGGTTACAAGTATTATCGATGAGAGTCAAGCATCAATGCAGTCTAGTTCCTCATTTGTGACTAAACAACCAGTAATTACACTTCTTTAATATTTATATTTAGGAATGATATTTTTTAATATCTATGTGATAAATATTGAATCTTTTTTGATTATTAAGTGGTAAATATTAAAACTTACCAGCTGCCTTATGTTCTTTAATACATATGTCAGATCAATTAACTTAGCCAGCACATGGCACAACCTAGAGAGCAATGAAAGAGTTCGATATTCATTTTACTAGAAATTGGCGAGGACTCTAGGAAAGGTACAAGCTCACTCTTCATCACGAGGGGGGAAAGACAATATGTTCCACCATCAAAATTACAGGAAGTACTTTCTCAAACTAGCAAGAGAGGAAGAAAGGGACACCTTAAGAAGAGAGCTACTGGCTCATCATAAATATAAGAAATCAAGAAAATGATGAACAAGGAATGTGTGATTTCAGATCTATTTCTTCTGCGATGACTTTAAAGTTAGTTATATTCTTGGTGATGGATATGTATTTTAAACCAAAAATCTTTACCAACTCTTATGAGAGCAACGATGGAGGATACTGCATCAGCACAATGATGCCAAGCATTGACTTTTATTAGTCCACTGCCAATCTTATCCCACTCTCTTTGTTATCCAGTATAATCTACAAGAAAAAATTATATAGAAAGCATATGTAGAGGGACAGAATAGCAGAAAAAGAACTATTTTTCCTAGAAAAGATATATTAAAGAAATTATTAGACGCATATTATACAATAGCTAGTACTATCCCTGCATCTGAAAACAAGTATGGCGACTTCATTGTTCACTTTTATAATCACTACAAAGCAATTGTTTTTCATAATAATAAAATTACTTCACAACACAGGATCCCAGTTGTACACAATATAACTCAGCAAATATATGTGCGTGTACGTGTGTGTATATACACGATAGACAAACTTCTCTAAATATAGGAGTACAATGAAAATATGTGCTCAGAACAAATGGCAACAAAGTTAATTGTCCCTTTTTTTACATATATTGGGGTTCTAGCGGAAAGTCCAATATAAGTTTTCTAATGCTAAAGGGAAACAGAGATCTCCCCCTACAGTATCTTGCAACAATCACTAAACGGGAAGCTTGAGAGAATCTCACAATCACCACTTTTTGCGCTGGTATAAGATGAAAGTAATGCTCAGTGAGTATTTTGGAAGAACTCtgcttatcttcttttttttaataataaactaatacaaatatatatacttttttttttataatattaaccTACCAATTGCTATGTCCTTAACAATCttagaaaaagatagaaaagggaacaagttatctttttttttttggttgaagGTGAAAATGACTATACCCTTCTTTAACAGCTAAGAGTATAGTCACATTCAAAGCAAGAATAGGGTGATCCATATCAATTCTATGGTAATGTCCACCATGATGTTGCTCATTCACGTGCAAATGGCTCAATGACCGATTAACAACTTCAGGCGCGGTAGACCATAATCCCCAAAACATAGATGCATAGAGATATTGAATACTAGAAGTAGTACAATATCATAAAAAAATCTAAAGCATGCCATCCAATACCTCCAACAGTAGCCAAGAGTACACCAGAAATTCTAAGAGCTCCAAAAGTACCGCTGCATACAACTTGATCTTTTCAGCTACTGCTTTTGTAGCTTATGTGGCTAGCACTACTTTCACTTCTAATCTTCATTAATCAAGCTATACCCCTATTTTCTAATGAATTTTACAGGCTTGTTCCAATTTTTTATTCTAGAAATTCCTAGAATCTAAAGTTCTAAAAAACACGAGAAAGCCCAGAAATCAGACAAGATATCCAGGCAGCAACTTAGATTTTGCAAATTAAATGATGTTGGAACCAAGAGAGTAGTGTATTCACCCAACCTAGCTCAAAATTGCGAAAATCGAGAAGTGACAACGAGAGTTAAATAAAATCAGAGAAATATACACAGAATCACGAGTACACTATAAAATCTTCGCAAGAACAGATGGGTTTTGTTCAAATGTAGCTTAGATGAGCTCGCGTTCGTCGGATAGAGAGAGAAAAAGTACATAGATAGAAATAGAAACAGGCATCAGATCTAGCTCAAATGAGCTTGTTCTACGAAGAGAgagaaagatagagatagagagagggagagagagctCTAGCAGAGGATAGAAGCAAACGAAAAGTGTAATACCAGATCTATCTCTCGATTAAGCGATCCCCGTTAAAAATATTTAGGTATGTTAGTTGAAGGATCAAAATCACTCACATAATATAATTGAAGGTTAGTAGTGGTAAGTTGGATAACACAAGGACTAAAATCAAAATATAGTTATAATACAGGGACTAAGAGTGTTATTTCCTCAATTTTGTAATATTAAACTTTATATATCGACAAACTATAGGAAAAGTACAACTAGGTTATGTTTAGCAGCATTTGTCATCTTttaaaatggttatttttgcTCCTCTCATGGAAATGCATTTTAAGTAAAGAAGTTGCTATAACTTTTTGTATTATTCAATAAACTAAAGATCCAGTTATTTGCATTAAGTAGGATGTCACAGGTTATCGAATCAAACCGAACTGATTATtaaaattttcttaataaaattaTAGGTTTCGATATTTTACACACACACCAAATAATTAGAATAAGTGTTTATTTTTCGAAAAAGGAATGTAAAATATACCAACCCGAATCTATacctatatctatactatattaaaagtggaAAGACCTTAAGTGAAAAGTTAAATTACTAAAATGCCCATCTTATTAACCTAAATACCataattaatagaacaaaaaaaaaCTAACGTCTACAAAGTCTAGGTACCCCTTCACAACAATCACAACCATTTAGAAAAGTAGCAACCACGTGACAATCTTTGACTAGAACAAATGGATATTATTTCAACCCATTTACCTTATCCGACCCATTTACAAAAATGGGTAGTATCTATCACACCCATTCCCACTCATCTGATCTCcccctttcttcttctccaattgGGATACTGCATAAACAcaataacaaattaattaaagaatAGATAAAACCCAAAATCAAATAACCCGAAATTCAAATCAGATTCTGAAATTTCTCCAATCAAACTCAGGATAAGTATTGAAACTCTTAAATGGAAAATCAACGGATACATTTGGGTTGTTAAGTAAGAAGACAAAgatcaaaacaaccaaaaatcTGAAACAAAAAAATTGAGCCCAAATCCTAAAATTGTCCAAATATATCAATCAAATGTAGGAGAAATGTTGAAACTTTGAAAGGGACAAGTAGTGAAAATCTTTGGATTGTTCATAAGAAGATAAAAGAGCCACAAAATAACAGAGAAAAAATAACTACATATAACTGATACAAGCACACAAGGAAATTGAAACCAAGGTGCTAAAAAACTTGAAATTATCACATTCTAGGATAAAGATTGaatctataaaaggtaaaaaaagaaaaagtaaagggTTACCTTTGGGATGttcataagaagaagaagaagaggacaAAGAGCCATGAATTGCAGATGAAATGAAAGCCAAAGCCATATTTTCAAACACAAAGATAGATTTGTTTCAACAAAGAAACGCTAAAAATTCTTTGTGAGAAGAGAGTGCGTGAGAGTGGGTGTGCTGGgtgataagaaaaaagaaaagaaaaaaagcaaagaaaaagaaagaaaataattagGCGGGTCAAATAAATAGGGTCAGACCAGGTAAATGGGTAAAAATAAGACCTATATTTGATTCTTGGTCCAGTCAAAGATTGCCACGTGGCCCAATTAAAAATCACCACGTCATTAAATGAAAGACCCACCAGTTCTGCCGTTAGTCGCGGAAGTATTTTTGTTAATAGAATTAACTTCGTGTATATTTTTGAACGGATAGATAGACGGAGTATATTTTTTTGAACGGATAAATGCAGAGGCGGATTTATATGGAGGGGGTGGGGTACGTGCACCCATGCTCCCCTCCCTAGCCTATGTATAAACAGTAccaattttaaattttttctaTATAAATATGTTTGTGACCACCCATGCTCAAATGACTACCTTGGTGCATTGGTAAGCTGGTGCCCCTGCATGACTGTGTGTGTTGTCCCTCAGGTAAAGGGTTCAATCCCTGTCAGTTAcacctttttttttgtaattatattattttttttaagttccTATTGGCTAAAAATATAGCCCACATCTTTTATGGGGAATTTGGGTATATATAATCAATAATCAAATCCCTAAAAATAAAATACACCGTCTCtccctctcaactctctctctctatcgGCTGGAATACTGGATTCTTCAAGAAGACAAGAAGGCAACAATTTCTTCTCCATGTTCCTTTAAAATTCTCAGGTATGTAACTACTCTCTCTCCTTGCTCTGTATTTTAATTCACTCGCTGCAACTTTCTTCTCCTCTTGCTATTCCCCGTTCTCTCTTTTCCCGTTCTGCTCAGACACTCAGTGCTCAATGTTTGAATCACTTGCCGAGATTTTTTCTTGTTGATGCCTTGATGGTGATTCTGATGTTTATTTCTGAAATGAGAAGTTGTTGCTATTTCTAGTGCGAATTTGGGAGAGCTAGGGCTTGAAGGTCTTGAATTTTGATAGTTTATAGAATTTGTGCACATATTATGTTTGGGAAAATGCTTAGCTGAGTCAAAGATTGAAATCCATAGGAAAAAACTATATTGTGATACTTCCTCTAAGAAGTGAGAAGCTAATGTCAAATTCCATATGCATTGTGTAATTTGACAGAGGAGAAAATAAAATTCTAATAGCCTATTAAATGAACAAGTGAGCATCTACCCCCAGAATATATcatctaaaaagaaaaattaaagttcCTTTCCTTTAGGTGGGGAAAGAATTCACGCCCAGTGAACCTCTTTTAGGATAAAGTACAGTTATTGATATTAATCTCAACTTCGAGGAACTGCATATACTATTTGAACGAGGAACTGCATATACTATATTGTATATCTATGATAACAGTTCTTCGTTTAATTTTGTAGGAATGATCCATAAGATTATAATGGATAAATTTCTCACCAAGCCAAAAAATGGTGAATCGAGTTCTAGTGCTAGTTGGTCATCCAAGAGTTCACAAATCGCTCCGGAAGTTCAAAAGGATACAAATCCTTCTCTGCTTTCAAATGTAGATAAAGTGCTTGATTTGAAATCTTTTGAACCGTATCCCAAAGAAAGAATGCCAATTTCGGATTATGGTCCTAATATTCGAGATGAAGTGAGGAGATATTATATAAACAAAGGGCCTTGTCAACCGATTGGTCATGCCTTTCCTAAAACTAAGATTGGAAGTAAAATGCGTCAATTTAGTCCCACTTGGTTTAGGGGACCATATTCTCAATGGTTGGAGTATAGCATAAAAGGAGATGCATCATTTTGTTTGTGTTGTTATTTGTTCAAGAATGAACTTGAAAGCCGTGGAAATGCAGGGGATGCATTTACAAAAGATGGTTTTAGGGGTTGGAACAAGGGTGTGGAAAGATTCAAAGCACATGTTGGTGAAGTAAATAATATTCATCACAAATGCTTCAATAGGATGTTAGATTTGAAAAATCAACGTCAATCGATTCAATCTTCTTTTGATAAGCAAAGTGAAAAAGTAAAAAGTGATTACCGGATGCGTTAAATGCCTCAATTGATGTGGCAAGGTTTCTTTTAATTTCGAGATTTCCATTTCGTGGACATGATGAAAGTGAAGAATCTGAATATAAAGGTGGCTTTCTTGAACTTTTAGAATGGCACGGAGATCGACATCCGGATCTAGGAAGAGTAATATTACGTCATGCTCCACAAAATGATATGATGATTTGTCCAACAATTCAAAAGGAGATTGTGGAGGCTTGTGCTAAAGAAACAACTAAAGCTATCATTGAAGATTTGGATGGTGATTATTTTGCAATATTGGTTGATGAATCAAAGGATGTCTCGCATAAGGAGCAAATGGCCTTAATTTTGCGATATGTCAACAAAAGTGGAGTGGTGATAGAGCGATTCTTGGGTATTGTCCACGTGGGTGATACTTCTTCCTCATCATTACAAAAAGCAATTTATTCTTTGCTTTTGGATCATTCATTAAGTAGATCCAAGATACGTGGACAAGGCTATGATGGAGCTAGTAATATGCAAGAAAAAATAAGTGGTCTCACGTCTTTAATTTTGCAAGATACTCCCTTTGCATATTGTATTCACTATTTTGCCCATCAATTGCAACTAGCACTTGTAGCTCTTTCTAAAAAGCATTTGGATGTGGATAATTTCTTTTATGTTGTTACTAATGTTTTGAATACTATTGGATCTTCATTTAAGCGCATGGAGTCACTTCGTCAACATCAAGCAGATAAGTTGGAAGAGTTGCTTAAATTTGGAGAAGCCTATACGGGGCAAGGTTTGAATCAAGAACGTGGCCTCCAACGACCGGGTGATACTCGTTGGGGGTCTCATTTTAAAACTTTAGACAATTTGGTGGTTTTATTTCCTTCCATTGTTAATGTGCTTAAAGATATGAAGCGTGACTGTCCATATCATCTTGATAGATTTGCAGCGGGAAATCTTTTAAACCAGATTCAAGAATTTGGATTTATTTTTATGTTGCACTTGATGTTTAAGGTGTTGTTATTTACAAATGAATTGAACAAAGCcttacaaaataaaaattaagatATTGTTAATGCTATGGGAATGCTTGACCTTGCAAAGAAAAGATTGCAAATGATGAGAGAAACTGAATGGAACTCTTTGTTGGAAGAGGTGTGCTCATTTTGTAGTAAACATGATATTCCAGTTCCCAAAATGGATGAAGACTATACTCTAGGAAAGTCGAAGCGTAAGAGGTCCGGAGTTTCATATTTACATCACTTTCGTGTGGAAGTGTTTCATACGGTTATTGATTTGGAATTTCAAGAGCTTAATGATCGTTTTGATGTTGTGACTACTGACTTACTACTTGGTATGGCCAGTTTGAGTCCGGTTGATTCATTTTCTAATTTTGATAAGGACAAGATAATGAAGTTAGCAGGGTATTATTCAAGTGAATTTGGTGATAACAAGCTTCGAGAACTTGATTTCCAACTTGATAGTTTCATTGTCTATGCTCAAAAGTGTGATAGCAGATTTCTTAACCTGAAGGGGATTAAGGATTTTGCTAGAGTGATGATAGAGACAAAACTGGATCTTACTTGGCCACTTATTTATTTGCTTGTGAAGTTGACTTTGCTTATACCTGTTGCTACCGCAAGCGTGGAAAGAGCATTCTCATCAATAAAGTACATCAAAAATGATCTACGAAATAGGATGGATGATGATTTTCTAAATGATTGTTTAGTTTGCTATATAGAACGTAAGATATTTAAAACTGTAAGTAATAATGCTATTATCGACCGTTTTCTAAGTATGAAAACTCGTCGACGACAATTGTAAAGTGAATGATGTTTTTTGTGAATATAATATTAATATAATTGAAGTAAATTTTCGGTTCCCCCATTCCATTTTGGACTCTAACATTTCATTTTGCTTCAGTGCCTTAGCCAGGTTGCTTCAGTGCCTTAGCTAGGTTAAACTTTAACATTTTATTTTGCTTATTGTAGTGAAATTATCAAATCTCAATAGTTTTTGCTTTTCAATATTTTCCCCCCACTCTTAATTAATGGGTATGTTGCTTTTCTTTTCCTGTATTGGGTATCAAGAACATTTCATTGTATAGTTTCCAGACAAGTTTATTTGGAGTTTGTTTGTTTTTCTGCTTATCTAAAATATTTATGTCACTGCTTGTAATTTCCAATAGTTCAACCTTGAATCTTTATtggattaaaaaaaatatattaatatagtttgctCGTCAACTCGTTATCACCACAAATTTTATATAATCGAATCACACATTTGTCTTAAAGATAATGGTGCACCCATGTTATTAAAATCCTGGATACGCCTCTGTGCAAGACACGTTTCATATCTATAAGCACATTAACAATGGAAGGAAATAAAACCACCAAATTGTCTAAAGTTTTAAAATGAGACCCCCAACGAGTATCACCCGGTCGTTGGAGGCCACGTTCTTGATTCAAACCTTGCCCCGTATAGGCTTCTCCAAATTTAAGCAACTCTTCCAACTTATCTGCTTGATGTTGACGAAGTGACTCCATGCGCTTAAATGAAGATCCAATAGTATTCAAAACATTAGTAACAACATAAAAGAAATTATACACATCCGAATGCTTTTTAGAAAGAGCTACAAGTGCAAGTTGCAATTGATGGGCAAAACAGTGAATACAATATGCGGAGGGAGTATCTTGCAAAATTAAAAACTTGATACCACTTATTTTTCCTTGCATATTACTAGCTCCATCATAGCCTTGTCCACGTATCTTGGATCTACTTAATGAATGATCCAAAAGTAAAGAATAAATTGCTTTTTGTAATGATGAGGAAGAAGTATCATCCACGTGGACAATACCCAAGAATCGCTCTATCACCACTCCACTTTTGTTGACATATCGCAAAATTAAGGCCATTTGCTCCTTATGCGAGACGTCCTTTGATTCATCAACCAATATTGCAAAATAATCACCATCCAAATCTTCAATGATAGCTTTAGTTGTTTCTTTAGCACAAGCCTCCACAATCTCCTTTTGAATTGTTGGACAAATCATCATATCATTTTGTGGAGCATGACGTAATATTACTCTTCCTACATCCGATGTCGATCTCCGTGCCATTCTAAAAGTTCAAGAAAGCCACCTTTATATTCAGATTCTTCACTTTCATCATGTCCACGAAATGGAAATCCCGAAACTAAAAGAAACCTTGCCACATCAATTGAGGCATTTAAGCGCATCCGGTAATCACTTTTGACTTTTTCACTTTGCTTATCAAAAGAAGATTGAATCGATTGACGTTGATTTTTCAAATCTAACATCCTATTGAAGCATTTGTGATGAATATTATTTACTTCACCAACATGTGCTTTGAATCTTTCCACACCCttgttcaacaacaacaacaacaacaacccagtataatctcacttagtggggtctggggagggtagtatgtacgcagaccttacccctaccctggggtagagaggctgtttccaaatagacccccggcatctttccctccaagaacttcccaccttgctcttggggagactcgaactcacagcctcttggttggaagtggaggttgcttaccatcagagcaacccctctgtTTCCACACCCTTGTTCCAACCCCTAAAACCATCTTTTGTAAATGCATCCCCTGCATTTCCACGGCTTTCAAGTTCATTCTTGAACAAATAACAACACAAACAAAATGTCGCATCTCCTTTTATGCTATACTCCAACCATTGAGAATATGGTCCCCTAAACTA
This genomic stretch from Nicotiana sylvestris chromosome 9, ASM39365v2, whole genome shotgun sequence harbors:
- the LOC104219186 gene encoding uncharacterized protein, yielding MGMLDLAKKRLQMMRETEWNSLLEEVCSFCSKHDIPVPKMDEDYTLGKSKRKRSGVSYLHHFRVEVFHTVIDLEFQELNDRFDVVTTDLLLGMASLSPVDSFSNFDKDKIMKLAGYYSSEFGDNKLRELDFQLDSFIVYAQKCDSRFLNLKGIKDFARVMIETKLDLTWPLIYLLVKLTLLIPVATASVERAFSSIKYIKNDLRNRMDDDFLNDCLVCYIERKIFKTVSNNAIIDRFLSMKTRRRQL
- the LOC104219187 gene encoding uncharacterized protein; amino-acid sequence: MALILRYVNKSGVVIERFLGIVHVGDTSSSSLQKAIYSLLLDHSLSRSKIRGQGYDGASNMQEKISGLTSLILQDTPFAYCIHYFAHQLQLALVALSKKHLDVDNFFYVVTNVLNTIGSSFKRMESLRQHQADKLEELLKFGEAYTGQGLNQERGLQRPGDTRWGSHFKTLDNLVVLFPSIVNVLKDMKRDCPYHLDRFAAGNLLNQIQEFGFIFMLHLMFKVLLFTNELNKALQNKN
- the LOC104219185 gene encoding uncharacterized protein gives rise to the protein MARRSTSDVGRVILRHAPQNDMMICPTIQKEIVEACAKETTKAIIEDLDGDYFAILVDESKDVSHKEQMALILRYVNKSGVVIERFLGIVHVDDTSSSSLQKAIYSLLLDHSLSRSKIRGQGYDGASNMQGKISGIKFLILQDTPSAYCIHCFAHQLQLALVALSKKHSDVYNFFYVVTNVLNTIGSSFKRMESLRQHQADKLEELLKFGEAYTGQGLNQERGLQRPGDTRWGSHFKTLDNLVVLFPSIVNVLIDMKRVLHRGVSRILITWVHHYL